Sequence from the Erythrobacter insulae genome:
TTTCGCCGTCGCCGTCGCTGCCGGTGTCAGTTTCACCGGCTAGCTCCGGTGCAGCGGCACTGGCAGTGCCGCTTTCCAATTCTGCAGCAACGGCCTCTTCGGCTTCGTTTTCCGGTTCTTCGGTTTCATCGATCTTAACGGCGCTGACGATTGTCTCGTTCTTGCCGACCGTGAACAGGCGAACCCCGGCAGAGTTGCGTCCGATCACACGGAGGCTTTCCAAGCCGATACGGATCAGTTTCGCCTGATCAGTTACCAGCATCAATTGCTGACCTTTCTCAACATTGAAACTTGCCACGACAGGTCCGTTGCGGGCGATATTGTCGATATTGATCAAACCCTGGCCCCCGCGCCCAATCCGGCGATATTCATAGGCGCTGGACACTTTACCATACCCGTTAGCGCAGACAGTCAGAATGAACTGCTCTTTGTCTTTGAGCATCTCATACCGTTCTTCGGTTAGGTCAGGCTTGCCTTCTTTTTCACCCTTCCATGGGGCGAATTTCAGATACTGTTCGCGCTCTTCAGGTGTGGTTCCGGTGGCTGTTAGTGTGGATAGCGAAACGACCTCGTCGCCTTCGGCGAGCTTCATCCCGCGCACGCCGGTCGATGTGCGCGAAGTGAATTCGCGAACATCTTCGGCGGAAAACCGGATCGCTTTCCCCATCCGTGTCGCGAGCAACGCATCATCGCCCGCGCTGACGAGCCTGACGCCGATCAGATGATCTTCGCTCTCCTCGTCAAACTTCATGGCAAACTTTCCGTTCGAAGGAATGTTTGTGAAGGCATCCATACTGTTGCGCCGCACGTTGCCCTTTGCTGTCGCAAATACCACCGATAGCGCGCCCCATTCCGTTTCATCTTCGGGAAGGGGAAGGACCGTTTTAATCGTCTCACCGTCATCCAAGGCTGGCAGCATGTTGATGATCGGCCGGCCTCGCGTGGTGGGGCCACCTTCGGGCAATTTCCAGACTTTCAAACGGTATACTTTACCCGCAGTCGAAAAGAACAGCACAGGTGTGTGCGTTGATGTGACGAACATCTCCGCGATGGCGTCTTCATCCTTGGTGGACATGCCCGCACGGCCTTTGCCGCCGCGGTTCTGGGCCCGGAATGTCGAAAGCGGTGTGCGTTTGATGTATCCGTCGAGCGTCACGGTCACGACCATCTCGTCGCGCTCGATCAGGTCTTCATCTTCAAGACCATCCCATGCAGGCGCGATCTCGGAAACACGCGGCGTCGCATACGTCGCTTTGATCTCTTCAAGCTCTTCGCGCATGACGCCGTACAGCTTCACCCGATCGCCCAAAATCGAAAGCAATTCCTCGATCTGGATCGAAAGCTCTTTCAGCTCATCCCCGATTTCATCACGGCCAAGCGCGGTGAGACGATGCAGACGCAGCTCAAGAATGGCTTTAACCTGCCGCTCGGACAGGCGGTATGTGCCGTCTTCTTGATCCGCGCTTGGTTCAATCGCTTCGACCAGACGGATATACTGGGCGATGTCACCAATCGGCCATTCCTTGGCCAGCAATTTTCCGCGCGCTTCGGCGGGATTGGATGCGCCCCGGATCATCGCCACCACTTCATCGAGGTTCGAAACTGCGACAACCAGACCAAGCAAAAGGTGCGCCCGTTCGCGCGCTTTGTTTAGCTCGAATTTCGTGCGGCGAGTGATCACTTCTTCGCGGAATGCGATAAAGCTTTGAATGATGTCGCGCAGGGTGAGTGTTTCGGGACGGCCACTGCGGATCGCCAGCATGTTCGCCGGGAAACTCGATTGCGCCGGTGTGTAGCGCCACATCTGGTTCAAAACGACTTCCGGTGAAGCATCACGCTTTAGATCGACGACCACCCGGACGCCTTCGCGAGAGCTCTCGTCACGGATATCAGAGATACCCTCAATCCGCTTTTCCTTTGCCGCATCGGCGATTTTCTCGACCAGACCGGATTTACCGACCTGATAGGGAATTGACGTCAGAATAATCGATTGGCGATCGCCGCGTTTGGTTTCAATCTCATGGCGGCACCGCATCAGGATCGATCCGCGGCCTGTGGTATAGGCCGATTTTGCGCCGCTTGACCCAAGGATCAATGGTGCGGTCGGAAAATCCGGTCCCGGAATAATTTCGAACAATTGCTCGGTCGTGATGGTCGGGTCTTCGATAAATGCCAGACAACCATCAATCACTTCGCCAAGATTATGGGGCGGGACATTCGTCGCCATACCCACGGCAATGCCGCCGGCTCCGTTCACCAAAAGGTTTGGAAAACGGGCAGGCAGAACTGTCGGTTCCTGCGTGCTGCCGTCATAATTGTCTGCGAAATTGACGGTGTCTTTATCCAGATCATCAAGCAGCGTGTTCGCAACGCGGGCAAGGCGCGCTTCGGTGTAACGCATAGATGCAGGCGGATCGGGGTCCATCGACCCAAAGTTACCCTGACCATCGATCAAGGGCACACGCATCGACCAATCTTGCGTCATCCGGGCCAGCGCATCGTAAATCGCGGAATCGCCGTGTGGGTGATAATTACCCATCACATCGCCAACGATCTTTGCACTTTTACGATATGGCCTTCCGGCGACAAAGCCGCCTTCCTGGCTGGCGTACAAAATCCGGCGGTGAACCGGTTTCAATCCGTCACGAACATCGGGAAGGGCGCGCGACACAATTACGCTCATCGCGTAATCGAGATAGCTCGTCTTCATCTCATCGACGATGTCGATGCGTTCATAGTCCCCCATGGGGCTGGGGACGGTGGGTTCGATAGTTTCGTTATCGTCGCTCAAAATGCGGGCCGTTTCTGGTTATTTTGTTTGTGTAACCAATGTAGGGTTTGCGGCATCAAACCGCCATGGACGATCAGGAACATAAGGGGCTCAAAGGGCGCTTTTTCCACACTTGCTGCGCTTTTATCGCCGAGTGCGGGAACTGACATGATTTTACAACGTCGCTAGATCAGACACATTTCTATTCAAAGGCCGTTCAGCCCACTTCATCTACTTAGAATTGCAAATCTGACAGCCTGCGTTCAAACGCGGGTGTAGAAAGTTATCAAAACGCGCCAACCCAAAACGAAGCGCGATGTCCAACACCTCAGGAGGTAATCCGAATGCAGCTTTTCACTATGCGTAAACGCGCGTCAAACCTTGCGCTTGCTGTTGCACTGGCAACAGGTTCGGCCGTTGTCGCAACCGCCGTATTCCCCGCCGAGGCACATGCGCAGCGCAAGAAAAAGAAAAAAGACGCCGAACAGGCGCCAGATGGCGGCGGCTATTCCGAAACGTTTGTTGCCGTTTACCAGCCTCTGAACGCAAGCATCACCGCCGAAGGCGCAGATGTTTCAGCACTGCGTCCGCAGATCGATTCACTGGCCGGGCTTGCCAATACGCAAGATGAAAAAATTGTCGCGGGCGGTTTAGTCTACAACGCTGCGATCACACTCCAAGACCCCCTGATGCAACTTCAGGGCATGGAATTGATGCTTGCGAGTGGCAAAGTGCCAGCTGAACAGGTGGCCCGCTACAATTTCATCGCATACCAGCTGGCAAATGGAGCGCAGGACTACACCAAAGCGCGCACGTATCTTTTGCAGGCAATCGCTAACAATTTTCAGACCGAAGCAATTGACGCTGACGCGATGAAGGTCGCGGTGGCTCAGACCTATTTTGCGAGCAATGATTTCCGCGGAGGCCTGTCGTATCTCAAAGGTGAGATCGAAGCGCGTCAAGCTCAAGGTCAGGCCGTGGATGAAGAATGGTATCGTATCGGTCTGAGTGCGGCTTACAAAAACGAGATTGTCCCGGAAGTCTATGATTTCACCAATCTCTGGATCCGGGCATACCCATCAACGACCAATTGGCGCGATGCGGTTAACCTGACGCGTAATCTGAACACGTATGACGATAATCAGCTGCTCGATCTCCTGCGTCTTTCGAGAAAGGCAGGCGCCTTGAACGAGAAGAACGATTACATTCTCTATGTCGAATCCGCTGATCCGCGCCGCCTCCCCAAAGAGGTGAAGGATCTGATCGAGGATGCATATTCAAAAGACGCAATAAGCCGCGACGATATGTACATTGCTGATTCGTTGCAGACAGCTAACGGCCGCATTGCGAGCGACCGTTCGGATCTTCCTGCGCTGGAACGCGATGCGGCAGCCGGCAATGCTGGTTTGCGAACAGTGGTCGCTGCGGCGAACGCTTTTTACAGCTACGGCCAATATGACAAGGCCGCCCGGTTCTACAAAAAAGCAATCGGAATGCCGGGTGTGGATGCCGATGAGGCGCTGACTCGTCTGGGCATGGCCGAAGTGGGGATGGGCCAATACGGTTCTGCTCAGGAGACTTTGGCTCAAGTGAACGGTGTTCGCGCACCGATTGCAAAGCTTTGGCAGGCGTTTGCTGCCGAAAAGGCCGCGCCGATGGCACCTGCGGCACCTGCAACGGGGATGTAAAACCTCAAACTCTGAAATACCAAAAAAGGGCGCAGGGAGAAATCCTGGCGCCCTTTATTCTTTGTGGCCCTATCGGGTGATTTAATGCAGGCGCCTCACAAAAACTTGATTGCCGTCGCGCCGCTCAAGTTTGAAATTGTCTAGTGATGCGAAGAGATCAGAAAGGCTTTTGAAGCCGTAATTGCGAACGTCGAAGCTGGACCGGTTACCGGCGATCTGTCCGACTTGCTGCAATTTGGCCCAACCTTCATCATCGCGCTTTGCTTCACGATAGGCGGCTTGAATCAGCTCATCAAGGTCGCCGACATTCGCTTTTGTTCCCCTTCCAGATTCAGGTTTTGCCTCCCCATCCGATGTGCTCGCAATCAGCTCGTCGATATACAAAAAGCGCGTGCAAACAGCTTGAAATGCCGGAGGCGTTTTCTTCTCTCCAAAGCCATAAACAAGAATGCCATCCTGCCTCAGCCGCGTAACCAGCGGTGTAAAATCGCTGTCTGATGTCATGATACCAAAGCCATCGACTTTGCCTTGATACAGCAGATCAATCGCATCGATTGTCATGGCCATATCGGTTGCATTTTTGCCCTTGGAGACATCAAATTGTTGTTGTGGCCGAATGCCATAGGTGTTGGTTATCTTGTCCCACCGCGAAAGGTTGTCTTTCGCAAAATTGCCATAGGCACGCCGGATATTGACCTGACCCAGTTCGGCCATAACGGTCAGAACCGGATCGATCCCTTGCGGGGTGGTGTTGTCTGCATCAATGAGCAGGGCGATATTTTTGAGTTCGGTTTGTGACATCGCGGTC
This genomic interval carries:
- the gyrA gene encoding DNA gyrase subunit A, coding for MSDDNETIEPTVPSPMGDYERIDIVDEMKTSYLDYAMSVIVSRALPDVRDGLKPVHRRILYASQEGGFVAGRPYRKSAKIVGDVMGNYHPHGDSAIYDALARMTQDWSMRVPLIDGQGNFGSMDPDPPASMRYTEARLARVANTLLDDLDKDTVNFADNYDGSTQEPTVLPARFPNLLVNGAGGIAVGMATNVPPHNLGEVIDGCLAFIEDPTITTEQLFEIIPGPDFPTAPLILGSSGAKSAYTTGRGSILMRCRHEIETKRGDRQSIILTSIPYQVGKSGLVEKIADAAKEKRIEGISDIRDESSREGVRVVVDLKRDASPEVVLNQMWRYTPAQSSFPANMLAIRSGRPETLTLRDIIQSFIAFREEVITRRTKFELNKARERAHLLLGLVVAVSNLDEVVAMIRGASNPAEARGKLLAKEWPIGDIAQYIRLVEAIEPSADQEDGTYRLSERQVKAILELRLHRLTALGRDEIGDELKELSIQIEELLSILGDRVKLYGVMREELEEIKATYATPRVSEIAPAWDGLEDEDLIERDEMVVTVTLDGYIKRTPLSTFRAQNRGGKGRAGMSTKDEDAIAEMFVTSTHTPVLFFSTAGKVYRLKVWKLPEGGPTTRGRPIINMLPALDDGETIKTVLPLPEDETEWGALSVVFATAKGNVRRNSMDAFTNIPSNGKFAMKFDEESEDHLIGVRLVSAGDDALLATRMGKAIRFSAEDVREFTSRTSTGVRGMKLAEGDEVVSLSTLTATGTTPEEREQYLKFAPWKGEKEGKPDLTEERYEMLKDKEQFILTVCANGYGKVSSAYEYRRIGRGGQGLINIDNIARNGPVVASFNVEKGQQLMLVTDQAKLIRIGLESLRVIGRNSAGVRLFTVGKNETIVSAVKIDETEEPENEAEEAVAAELESGTASAAAPELAGETDTGSDGDGETAE
- a CDS encoding NYN domain-containing protein, which translates into the protein MSQTELKNIALLIDADNTTPQGIDPVLTVMAELGQVNIRRAYGNFAKDNLSRWDKITNTYGIRPQQQFDVSKGKNATDMAMTIDAIDLLYQGKVDGFGIMTSDSDFTPLVTRLRQDGILVYGFGEKKTPPAFQAVCTRFLYIDELIASTSDGEAKPESGRGTKANVGDLDELIQAAYREAKRDDEGWAKLQQVGQIAGNRSSFDVRNYGFKSLSDLFASLDNFKLERRDGNQVFVRRLH
- a CDS encoding tetratricopeptide repeat protein gives rise to the protein MQLFTMRKRASNLALAVALATGSAVVATAVFPAEAHAQRKKKKKDAEQAPDGGGYSETFVAVYQPLNASITAEGADVSALRPQIDSLAGLANTQDEKIVAGGLVYNAAITLQDPLMQLQGMELMLASGKVPAEQVARYNFIAYQLANGAQDYTKARTYLLQAIANNFQTEAIDADAMKVAVAQTYFASNDFRGGLSYLKGEIEARQAQGQAVDEEWYRIGLSAAYKNEIVPEVYDFTNLWIRAYPSTTNWRDAVNLTRNLNTYDDNQLLDLLRLSRKAGALNEKNDYILYVESADPRRLPKEVKDLIEDAYSKDAISRDDMYIADSLQTANGRIASDRSDLPALERDAAAGNAGLRTVVAAANAFYSYGQYDKAARFYKKAIGMPGVDADEALTRLGMAEVGMGQYGSAQETLAQVNGVRAPIAKLWQAFAAEKAAPMAPAAPATGM